Part of the Thunnus albacares chromosome 11, fThuAlb1.1, whole genome shotgun sequence genome, TCAACAGCATATTTCCCAGAGACCGGAGACTTGTGTGGGACCATGTCATTGAGAGGGCTGATACTCAGACTCACTCACTCGTTCCcactcttgctctctctctctctctgtctctgtctacatacacatacacagtggtCATGTCCATCTGAGTGGACAAGGCCAAATCTGTCACAACTACTACTTGGTCCTCATCCTTGTGGTGTATTTCACAAACTTTGTCCGAAGCACTTGGCTGCACAGACTGCTACACAAAGTCTTTAACAACATATCCATTAGACAGTTCAAATATAACGCAATATTTGGGAAAATCAGAGAAAATTGCTTCTTGGCGGTGAAGTCTAAGTGAGACTCCCAAACCATACACTGTGCCATGTGCTGACCTTGGGAAACCTGCCATCTAGACTCAACCATCGGAGACTCCTGCGAAAAAACAGACTCAACACCAGCAATGAAAGAGTGTTTCTGCACTAATCTGCGTGTTAGATCCTAACATGTGCCGCTGTctaaattcaatttaaattttCGCTTATATCCTATGTTTTCTTGAAAAGTATTTTATAAACCTGAAATTAGTTTGTTCAAATGTAAAGAAAACCCCAAATATAGCAACACAGTGTGATATGTGGCTGAGACAGCAGCATTTGCCACCTGTTGTTGCTATTCTGTTGGAAAACCCTGACTCCTGTGAGATGACGGCAACAGCAGCTGTCATCAAATCAAAACACTTGTGTTTCTGGGAAACACtgggaaaacacaaaaagcacagGCTTGAAAAATTCTTCCTACTTTTGATTGATTACACGCCTACACCAATATATCTATATTCATCAGATAAGTTAGTTACATGTCTGATAATGTGCAATGGTGTTTATTACTTATTACTTCAGCACAATATTGGGACTAAAGGTAAGAGCATCAGTGTATTCTACAAGTTACTGGATATTTGGTATGCGATATACTGTTTGGGTGAAGATAGGTAGTGGTTGTATACCTGTCACTGAGGTGGAGGAAGCTGCTGTTGTCATCTAGATGCTCATCCTCAAAGCTCAGGTTAGACCAGCTGCCCAGACTGTCATCTCCCACACTCAACTGCTGGGACACGGTGGACTCAGTGGCTTCCCTGCCTGGAGAGCTACATGCACAAGGAGATGGAAGGACATAAACAGGTGAGAGTTTCAGAATTTATGCAAATTTTCCAGAATAAATTAATGATGACAATCTTCTCTTTGTAATAAAATGGCAAAGTTTAGGCGAGAAGCAAATGTAAAATTCTAGATGCTTTAAAAGGAccagtttttcatttgattgaccaatcaataaaaaggaaatagaGATGCACCGATCGATCAGCCACTGATCGAAAATGGACGGTTTTCAGCTGATCGGCCACGACTGGTGACCAGCCGTGATCAGTCTCATATGTCAGattgagagcagcagagactcACCGTCGACTGGAAATGTTACAGGATGTCTGCTGcagtttttactttgtttaatTTACCCATTTTATCATCACAACCACCAACAGGCAGGGCTCAGACAGCGGCCTGAACACAGGCTACACCCGGACTATCCTGGGTCTGCTCAAGATGGGACAGATGGTGAGTCGGtctatatagatatagatatagatatggAGTTTACACGCCGGGACGTGTTCAGCTGtgtttacacacattttatcTGAAACCAGGTGATTTTACCTTTTAAAGAAAAGTCTGACATTAATGTTTTACTCAAAATCAACTGAAGTGTGGCTCTGCTGTTAATACTGCTGCcgtttttgtttatattatatttaaccTATTTCTCATTATTTGACATTGACATGaatcctgctgtgtgtttcaatCTGTGGgggaaaatataaaatagtaaatttgaattaatacagctgataaatattaatatagatATGATGACCAAATAAGTAGAGCAGAGTGAAAAACCTGTACACCATAACATGAGAGTTGATATTTGCTATATAAGTAAAGTCCTTTTTGATtacacaaaaagaaataatttttaggtaattacaaaatattatagGTGAAAAACAGGGTGGGAAGGTACTTTGTAGTACCCAACAGGGTTCATCTATAccactgacaaatattttatcagtatttttttttgagTTGACTTCAACAAACTTAAAAGTTCATCATATAGTTAGAAAACCAAatactgtgttcatgttttatattttatatgaacGATGTTTTATTATGAACATACAATTGAATTTTCCACTCaagaaaagttacaaaaatgtttgtgtatgctaTCAATTATAGTTCTTACCTCAGaatcagcaggaaaaaaaggaaatcagaATCGGTCGAGAAAATTGCAATCGGTGCATCTCTACAATTAAACAAACCTGCTTAAATGCTAAGTTTGCTTTGTCACAATGATGAGAGGGACATATTGAAAGTCAGAATGTGAATAAAAAGCTACCGCTGGTGTGAAATTTGGTGTGTGTACCTGATGTTGGCAGCCTGGCAGATGTTGGACAGGGCTGAGGTCATGATCTCAGCAGTTAGGCTCTCTGCGTAGCTGGTTCCATCATGGCCGATGCCACTGTCGGCATTAAGGCTGGTGTTGCTTAGCTCACGTTTAGCTGTCTCCATTGCCATTGAGACCATCTCCTCCGCGAACGCTGCCCTGTGGTCCAGGTCAATATGGATCTTGGGGATCTCTAGGCCGGAGAGCCGCTCAGCCCTTGTCTGACATTCCTGcccccttttcctcctctgtaaTACAGGCTGGTGGTGGTGCCTGCTAAGTTTGGTGCAGTAGGGGCACTCCTGGACCTGACAGTAACGGCATGTCCTCTCCCCTAGGGCTTGACTCAGTGCTGTTCCCTCAGACAACCTCTGGGTGTGAGAGTGTCTGTCCTGGCCTTGGGCCCTCTGGTGGTCCCGGGATGAATGTCCAACTGAAGCCAGGCTCATCTTCAGAGTGTCATCAACTATTTTCCTGGCATAATGCTCGATGACCTGCATCACCCTACTGCTGTAGCCTCCATCATACAGGCTTCCAGTGCTGTGGTAATGCCTGCTCTTACCCTCCTTGGACAACAGAGGGCAGGAGAAGGAGTTCCTGATGAGATTCTCCGCCATGTTTTCAAGTTTGGATTTCTTGTAAAGACATGGGTCAGTGAGAGACTTCGGCAGTCGCACAGAGGAAAGATGAAGCTTGCGTGTGACATCACAGGTGATGTTGTATGCTAAGGACTCTGCAAAGTTGACCAGATCCATGTACTCCCTCTGGCCCTGCTCTTCAGAGTCCTTGCAACAACACTGAGCATCATCATTTGGGGGACAAGCCACTGATTCTGCTCTGTCCTTGGGTGATGAGGCCTCACTACTGGAAGCCTTCCATTCATCTGGCAGGGACTTTGAGGAGTGAAGGCGGGTGCTCGAGGATTTCTGTTTGATCTTGCGACTGGCATGAGCCAAGCCTTGTTTTATGGAGCGGTAAGCCAAACGGCTGGCATACTGATCTAGGACCAACTCCCTACTGCCTCCCTCCTTTTTTAGCACCCTGATGAGGTAGCCAGCATATTCATCTGTCACACTCTCACAGCTGGGATACTCCGAGGACAGAccagagctggagctggagatGGTGCTTGAAGTGGAGGTAGGAGACCGCAAGACAGAGGCAATCAGGTCGTTAGACCACTGCTCAGCCAGTCTCCCTACTCTCCAGTCTCTGTTCTGGTCTGTACTTGTTTGAGactggtgctggtggtggtaaTGCAAACATTCAGAGATAGACCTGTCCAAGCTTCTTCTTCTGAGAGCCCTGTGATATGGACACTGCTGTGCAGAGCTCACCATTCTCTTCACGTCATTGATGACCTCTCCTGCCACCTCCCCCGCATATACCCATAAGGTGTTCAGGGTTTGCTCTGAGAACTGAGCCAcgctgtctctcctcctctcgctGCCCTTgctcatctctccctcctcctctgctaCTCCCAGGGTGTCCAtctctgttgccatggagacaaTGTGACAAGCCAACCGCTCAGCATAATGGAGAGCTTCCTTGTTAGACATTCTGCGAGCGGACATCTGGTTCAATTCATGCCGGCCACCTCCTGTCTCTAAACATCTGTTAGTGCCACCAACACCACCCTCTTCTGCCaattcttcctcctcttcatcctcattGCCATCTGCCTCCTCAGAAAGAGACCTCATCAGTTTGAGCATGAACTCAGCCTTGTCTGCCTCAGGGCTGATGTCTTTTGGCCCTGGGCCTGGCTCGGGCTGATCGTGAGGGGTTGGAGGCGGGGTAGCAGGGGAAAACTCCTTGGCCAGCTTGCTTTTCAGCTTCTTTGAGAactgttttatctgtttctcTTTAGACACCTCACTGGGCTGCTGAGGGGTGGAAGGAGGGGTGCCAGGAGTCCCACCGGATTTTTGCCCGGAGCTTGGAGCCGAGTCATCCCCAGGAACAGATATCCTCCTTTGTCCACCCATCTCTGTTCCTGGCACATCAAGAGTATCCATTATCACAGGATGTGTTTCAGCCACACCTCGGGTCCGGGGCTCCAACTCACAGCTGGTTCTCCCTTGGCTTTGAGAGCCTGTCTGAAAGGAAATGTGAGGGATGCTGAGGTCTGTTACTTGCTCAACAAAGACGCCCTTCCTATCATACCCAGAATCTCTACAGTCATATCTGAAACTCTCTCTATCAGCTCCCTGCTTTGAAGGGGAATCTGGAGCCTCATAATCAACCGTATCCTGCTTAGAAGAAGAGCCCCTTTGACTTCCGATCGTCTTCGTAAGGAAACCAGCACATTCACCAAAACTCTTCTTCATCTTAGAAGCGGTTATTAGCTCACAAGCCTCAGTTACGATCATATCCACCATGTTGCCAGAGAAGTTTTGGAATGATGACTTTCCTTGGGAGGAGTCTTCTCCTATGGGGGTCTGAGTTCCATGGCTGTAAAGGTGAGGTTGTGTAGATGTGGTGTTATCGGAGGAAGATACTGCTGCTCTTTTGGAGCTGACCTGTGAGGTATCTGGCAAGCTAGACTTATTCTGGCAGGTCTCCTCAGGATCCTGGACGTGGGAGAGGGCTTGTCCCGCTTGCGGCACGGGAATACAGCTGGCCATGCCTGATACAGTAAACAGAGCTTTCTTCACCGTGCAGGTAGCATCCTCTCCTGAGGGCCCTGGGACCACTGCAGCTGAGCTGGCACTGAAAATCTGCTGGTTAGCAAAGGTACTGCAGGTGTGAGTGCTGGTGTTCTCTGCACTGACATAACAGATGTTGTCCAGAGACACACTGATAGCCGCTTGGCTAGTGAAGGCAACATCAGCCTGAGAGAGCTCTATGAAGGCCTCCTGGATAACGGACTCAGACAAGTCTGAAGCATAGGAGGAAAcaacctcctcttcttcctcttcctcatggCCAAAGGACCAATCACTAGGGGTGCGAGGGGTTGAGGGGTGGGAGAACTGACACACTTCCATTATGCCTTCAAACACCAGCTCTTCAGCCAGATCAGCCGCAAAACGTGTCACTGTGTTGTGGAAAATCTGTTTCTTCACTGTCAGGAACTCTTTCAGTGCCCCAGACACAGCCTCCCCGACTAGGAAGCCCGCTAACCCATTGATTGCTCGTTCCTTCAACACATAGGCGTGGCGCATGCCAATCTCATGGAAGGCCATCTGAAACACTGAAGAGGTGAGCCTGGCAGCTAGGTGACAGAGGGTAGTGGTACAGGAAGATACACCTTTTTGGAGGTCTCGCAAAGCGCTGCCCAGACTCATTTCCACAAGGTCGGTGGCAAACCTCTGAATGCCATCTTTCAGAGACTGGGACTTCTTCTGCAGCTTGGCCACTGTTACAGTCTCTTGGATTTCTGAGAGCTTCATCAGGTAGCCCGACGGGTTCTTGAATTCTTTGTGGCAGACACAGCTAAGATTCTTGTTGTCACTAATGTCAACGGCAGACTGGTAGCCACACACAGACCCCAGAATTTCTTTCGACAGGCTGCTGGCAAAGTCTGAATAAGTCTTATATAAAGAACAGAGATCTTGAGGTTTACGTAGCTCTGAGCTGTCCTGTCCATCCTCATCTTTCTTCCAGAAGTATTCCAGTGTTCCACTAGAGTCCACCAGGGGGCTGAAGGCCGAGGAGCTGATGGGACTGAAGAGTGGGCCACCATTGTCCTCAGAGGGGGTCTGCACTGGCCGAGGGGAGTCAGGCACCTCTGAGTGGAGTGAGTAGGGAGAACCTGGTTTTAGAGGAGTGGGTTTTTTCACATTGGCTGGGAGAGTGGGCTGGTCAAAGCGGTGAGGATTCATACCCTTTGTCGAGCAGCCTCTAGAAACATATTTGGATGCTGACCCACTGGTGCTAGACTCAGTGGACTTCTTCTGTGTGGTTGGGGCACTGATGGCGTCCAGAGGCAGTGTGAGAGTGCAGCTCTCTGAGCTCAGCTCCTCCAGGTCATCAAACTGGTCAAAACTGTCAAAGAATTCACTGACTTCAGAGTCTGA contains:
- the akap11 gene encoding A-kinase anchor protein 11 isoform X1 — protein: MDACARIRGAPLRSRASVRKETVRDSGAQCVKNLFRNKKELCSIGLELPARDTTRLTEIHFVCLPGQCEGEDVAQQALSSLPAGLCELLRSLHVHGLKNDEVLLLKDTRRLADHKDAGPQCWLKAVCVLRHNPSTSVYPQATVASLVGLLGCYVAGVRYALELQALQRGTAESSQPEEDDTNQSVSSIEDDFVTALEHLEEDDTGDNSSSYRHFKKRDVASQTVPAHKRRKELSGSRIIISSSSKKYSAKHRSGPDVSVTVQRSSGMETQWTYCSPGARLPSPSIHVSESEESDCSSPSPIIFLDEVGYQKSLLAKLDIPQVPGGPRERVEDSDSEVSEFFDSFDQFDDLEELSSESCTLTLPLDAISAPTTQKKSTESSTSGSASKYVSRGCSTKGMNPHRFDQPTLPANVKKPTPLKPGSPYSLHSEVPDSPRPVQTPSEDNGGPLFSPISSSAFSPLVDSSGTLEYFWKKDEDGQDSSELRKPQDLCSLYKTYSDFASSLSKEILGSVCGYQSAVDISDNKNLSCVCHKEFKNPSGYLMKLSEIQETVTVAKLQKKSQSLKDGIQRFATDLVEMSLGSALRDLQKGVSSCTTTLCHLAARLTSSVFQMAFHEIGMRHAYVLKERAINGLAGFLVGEAVSGALKEFLTVKKQIFHNTVTRFAADLAEELVFEGIMEVCQFSHPSTPRTPSDWSFGHEEEEEEEVVSSYASDLSESVIQEAFIELSQADVAFTSQAAISVSLDNICYVSAENTSTHTCSTFANQQIFSASSAAVVPGPSGEDATCTVKKALFTVSGMASCIPVPQAGQALSHVQDPEETCQNKSSLPDTSQVSSKRAAVSSSDNTTSTQPHLYSHGTQTPIGEDSSQGKSSFQNFSGNMVDMIVTEACELITASKMKKSFGECAGFLTKTIGSQRGSSSKQDTVDYEAPDSPSKQGADRESFRYDCRDSGYDRKGVFVEQVTDLSIPHISFQTGSQSQGRTSCELEPRTRGVAETHPVIMDTLDVPGTEMGGQRRISVPGDDSAPSSGQKSGGTPGTPPSTPQQPSEVSKEKQIKQFSKKLKSKLAKEFSPATPPPTPHDQPEPGPGPKDISPEADKAEFMLKLMRSLSEEADGNEDEEEEELAEEGGVGGTNRCLETGGGRHELNQMSARRMSNKEALHYAERLACHIVSMATEMDTLGVAEEEGEMSKGSERRRDSVAQFSEQTLNTLWVYAGEVAGEVINDVKRMVSSAQQCPYHRALRRRSLDRSISECLHYHHQHQSQTSTDQNRDWRVGRLAEQWSNDLIASVLRSPTSTSSTISSSSSGLSSEYPSCESVTDEYAGYLIRVLKKEGGSRELVLDQYASRLAYRSIKQGLAHASRKIKQKSSSTRLHSSKSLPDEWKASSSEASSPKDRAESVACPPNDDAQCCCKDSEEQGQREYMDLVNFAESLAYNITCDVTRKLHLSSVRLPKSLTDPCLYKKSKLENMAENLIRNSFSCPLLSKEGKSRHYHSTGSLYDGGYSSRVMQVIEHYARKIVDDTLKMSLASVGHSSRDHQRAQGQDRHSHTQRLSEGTALSQALGERTCRYCQVQECPYCTKLSRHHHQPVLQRRKRGQECQTRAERLSGLEIPKIHIDLDHRAAFAEEMVSMAMETAKRELSNTSLNADSGIGHDGTSYAESLTAEIMTSALSNICQAANISSPGREATESTVSQQLSVGDDSLGSWSNLSFEDEHLDDNSSFLHLSDSSNGNSSSWSSLGLEGEACEERMSFSPSDSDNTEDKETEVKEESSGTLCVDRTQVQASRTALVIVNSDVRDLWHGPQYVTLDPQLRSMLQWVAASMADIPQIQLSPDRELQQLPAVVQRLRERKWRVGELLHILLRYCEESQSHSHSQPREEALQADRECHRIPLFQWLLEHA
- the akap11 gene encoding A-kinase anchor protein 11 isoform X3, whose protein sequence is MDACARIRGAPLRSRASVRKETVRDSGAQCVKNLFRNKKELCSIGLELPARDTTRLTEIHFVCLPGQCEGEDVAQQALSSLPAGLCELLRSLHVHGLKNDEVLLLKDTRRLADHKDAGPQCWLKAVCVLRHNPSTSVYPQATVASLVGLLGCYVAGVRYALELQALQRGTAESSQPEEDDTNQSVSSIEDDFVTALEHLEEDDTGDNSSSYRHFKKRDVASQTVPAHKRRKELSGSRIIISSSSKKYSAKHRSGPDVSVTVQRSSGMETQWTYCSPGARLPSPSIHVSESEESDCSSPSPIIFLDEVGYQKSLLAKLDIPQVPGGPRERVEDSDSEVSEFFDSFDQFDDLEELSSESCTLTLPLDAISAPTTQKKSTESSTSGSASKYVSRGCSTKGMNPHRFDQPTLPANVKKPTPLKPGSPYSLHSEVPDSPRPVQTPSEDNGGPLFSPISSSAFSPLVDSSGTLEYFWKKDEDGQDSSELRKPQDLCSLYKTYSDFASSLSKEILGSVCGYQSAVDISDNKNLSCVCHKEFKNPSGYLMKLSEIQETVTVAKLQKKSQSLKDGIQRFATDLVEMSLGSALRDLQKGVSSCTTTLCHLAARLTSSVFQMAFHEIGMRHAYVLKERAINGLAGFLVGEAVSGALKEFLTVKKQIFHNTVTRFAADLAEELVFEGIMEVCQFSHPSTPRTPSDWSFGHEEEEEEEVVSSYASDLSESVIQEAFIELSQADVAFTSQAAISVSLDNICYVSAENTSTHTCSTFANQQIFSASSAAVVPGPSGEDATCTVKKALFTVSGMASCIPVPQAGQALSHVQDPEETCQNKSSLPDTSQVSSKRAAVSSSDNTTSTQPHLYSHGTQTPIGEDSSQGKSSFQNFSGNMVDMIVTEACELITASKMKKSFGECAGFLTKTIGSQRGSSSKQDTVDYEAPDSPSKQGADRESFRYDCRDSGYDRKGVFVEQVTDLSIPHISFQTGSQSQGRTSCELEPRTRGVAETHPVIMDTLDVPGTEMGGQRRISVPGDDSAPSSGQKSGGTPGTPPSTPQQPSEVSKEKQIKQFSKKLKSKLAKEFSPATPPPTPHDQPEPGPGPKDISPEADKAEFMLKLMRSLSEEADGNEDEEEEELAEEGGVGGTNRCLETGGGRHELNQMSARRMSNKEALHYAERLACHIVSMATEMDTLGVAEEEGEMSKGSERRRDSVAQFSEQTLNTLWVYAGEVAGEVINDVKRMVSSAQQCPYHRALRRRSLDRSISECLHYHHQHQSQTSTDQNRDWRVGRLAEQWSNDLIASVLRSPTSTSSTISSSSSGLSSEYPSCESVTDEYAGYLIRVLKKEGGSRELVLDQYASRLAYRSIKQGLAHASRKIKQKSSSTRLHSSKSLPDEWKASSSEASSPKDRAESVACPPNDDAQCCCKDSEEQGQREYMDLVNFAESLAYNITCDVTRKLHLSSVRLPKSLTDPCLYKKSKLENMAENLIRNSFSCPLLSKEGKSRHYHSTGSLYDGGYSSRVMQVIEHYARKIVDDTLKMSLASVGHSSRDHQRAQGQDRHSHTQRLSEGTALSQALGERTCRYCQVQECPYCTKLSRHHHQPVLQRRKRGQECQTRAERLSGLEIPKIHIDLDHRAAFAEEMVSMAMETAKRELSNTSLNADSGIGHDGTSYAESLTAEIMTSALSNICQAANISSPGREATESTVSQQLSVGDDSLGSWSNLSFEDEHLDDNSSFLHLSDSDNTEDKETEVKEESSGTLCVDRTQVQASRTALVIVNSDVRDLWHGPQYVTLDPQLRSMLQWVAASMADIPQIQLSPDRELQQLPAVVQRLRERKWRVGELLHILLRYCEESQSHSHSQPREEALQADRECHRIPLFQWLLEHA
- the akap11 gene encoding A-kinase anchor protein 11 isoform X2; this translates as MDACARIRGAPLRSRASVRKETVRDSGAQCVKNLFRNKKELCSIGLELPARDTTRLTEIHFVCLPGQCEGEDVAQQALSSLPAGLCELLRSLHVHGLKNDEVLLLKDTRRLADHKDAGPQCWLKAVCVLRHNPSTSVYPQATVASLVGLLGCYVAGVRYALELQALQRGTAESSQPEEDDTNQSVSSIEDDFVTALEHLEEDDTGDNSSSYRHFKKRDVASQTVPAHKRRKELSGSRIIISSSSKKYSAKHRSGPDVSVTVQRSSGMETQWTYCSPGARLPSPSIHVSESEESDCSSPSPIIFLDEVGYQKSLLAKLDIPQVPGGPRERVEDSDSEVSEFFDSFDQFDDLEELSSESCTLTLPLDAISAPTTQKKSTESSTSGSASKYVSRGCSTKGMNPHRFDQPTLPANVKKPTPLKPGSPYSLHSEVPDSPRPVQTPSEDNGGPLFSPISSSAFSPLVDSSGTLEYFWKKDEDGQDSSELRKPQDLCSLYKTYSDFASSLSKEILGSVCGYQSAVDISDNKNLSCVCHKEFKNPSGYLMKLSEIQETVTVAKLQKKSQSLKDGIQRFATDLVEMSLGSALRDLQKGVSSCTTTLCHLAARLTSSVFQMAFHEIGMRHAYVLKERAINGLAGFLVGEAVSGALKEFLTVKKQIFHNTVTRFAADLAEELVFEGIMEVCQFSHPSTPRTPSDWSFGHEEEEEEEVVSSYASDLSESVIQEAFIELSQADVAFTSQAAISVSLDNICYVSAENTSTHTCSTFANQQIFSASSAAVVPGPSGEDATCTVKKALFTVSGMASCIPVPQAGQALSHVQDPEETCQNKSSLPDTSQVSSKRAAVSSSDNTTSTQPHLYSHGTQTPIGEDSSQGKSSFQNFSGNMVDMIVTEACELITASKMKKSFGECAGFLTKTIGSQRGSSSKQDTVDYEAPDSPSKQGADRESFRYDCRDSGYDRKGVFVEQVTDLSIPHISFQTGSQSQGRTSCELEPRTRGVAETHPVIMDTLDVPGTEMGGQRRISVPGDDSAPSSGQKSGGTPGTPPSTPQQPSEVSKEKQIKQFSKKLKSKLAKEFSPATPPPTPHDQPEPGPGPKDISPEADKAEFMLKLMRSLSEEADGNEDEEEEELAEEGGVGGTNRCLETGGGRHELNQMSARRMSNKEALHYAERLACHIVSMATEMDTLGVAEEEGEMSKGSERRRDSVAQFSEQTLNTLWVYAGEVAGEVINDVKRMVSSAQQCPYHRALRRRSLDRSISECLHYHHQHQSQTSTDQNRDWRVGRLAEQWSNDLIASVLRSPTSTSSTISSSSSGLSSEYPSCESVTDEYAGYLIRVLKKEGGSRELVLDQYASRLAYRSIKQGLAHASRKIKQKSSSTRLHSSKSLPDEWKASSSEASSPKDRAESVACPPNDDAQCCCKDSEEQGQREYMDLVNFAESLAYNITCDVTRKLHLSSVRLPKSLTDPCLYKKSKLENMAENLIRNSFSCPLLSKEGKSRHYHSTGSLYDGGYSSRVMQVIEHYARKIVDDTLKMSLASVGHSSRDHQRAQGQDRHSHTQRLSEGTALSQALGERTCRYCQVQECPYCTKLSRHHHQPVLQRRKRGQECQTRAERLSGLEIPKIHIDLDHRAAFAEEMVSMAMETAKRELSNTSLNADSGIGHDGTSYAESLTAEIMTSALSNICQAANISSPGREATESTVSQQLSVGDDSLGSWSNLSFEDEHLDDNSSFLHLSDSNGNSSSWSSLGLEGEACEERMSFSPSDSDNTEDKETEVKEESSGTLCVDRTQVQASRTALVIVNSDVRDLWHGPQYVTLDPQLRSMLQWVAASMADIPQIQLSPDRELQQLPAVVQRLRERKWRVGELLHILLRYCEESQSHSHSQPREEALQADRECHRIPLFQWLLEHA